In Elaeis guineensis isolate ETL-2024a chromosome 1, EG11, whole genome shotgun sequence, a genomic segment contains:
- the LOC105038413 gene encoding uncharacterized protein, which translates to MEDIEDVVATGAPPGLRLPLTAVGMKPKKKPRARLTRDPLSNPQIPGTQTIYMKTFGCSHNQSDSEYMAGQLSAFGYAVTDEPEEADLWLINTCTVKSPSQSAMTTLISKCQSAKKPLVVAGCVPQGSRDLKELEGVSVIGVQQIDRVVEVVEETLKGHEVRLLSRKTLPALDLPKVRKNRFIEILPINVGCLGACTYCKTKHARGHLGSYTVNSLVERVKMVVSEGVKEIWLSSEDTGAYGRDIGMNLPVLLNSIVAELPPDRSTMLRIGMTNPPFILEHLKEIANVLRHPCVYSFLHVPVQSGSDSVLAAMNREYTVSEFRTVVDTLIELVPGMQIATDIICGFPGETDEDFAQTVSLIKEYQFPQVHISQFYPRPGTPAARMKKVPSVVVKKRSRELTNVFESFSPYKGMEGRVERIWITEIATDGIHLVGHTKGYIQVLIIAPEGMLGTSTDVKITSVGRWSVFGEVIETPSAQVKENTYQGNITLEAFPCPGSCDKEPEPCQCAVQDMGQQISDCGPDESPVAIVINSSTTRIQVGRNFISSVQSVLLKKRRQQGSMRMNDVNANKFPENRETRRMSAKLSTMDWILLGGMIVSFLTTVGLLILLSSRMLSS; encoded by the exons ATGGAAGACATCGAAGACGTGGTGGCCACCGGAGCTCCACCGGGGCTCCGCCTCCCCCTCACCGCGGTCGGCATGAAGCCCAAAAAGAAGCCCAGGGCTCGCCTTACCCGCGACCCCCTATCCAACCCTCAGATCCCGGGGAcgcag ACTATATATATGAAGACCTTCGGATGCTCTCATAACCAG AGCGACAGTGAATACATGGCTGGTCAGCTCTCGGCATTTGGGTATGCAGTGACTGATGAACCTGAGGAGGCAGACTTATGGCTAATAAATAC ATGCACAGTGAAGTCTCCTAGTCAATCTGCCATGACAACTCTCATATCAAAATGTCAAAGCGCAAAGAAGCCACTTGTGGTGGCAGGATGTGTACCTCAGGGAAGTAGAGATCTGAAGGAACTTGAAGGGGTCAGTGTAATCGGGGTGCAGCAGATAGATCGTGTTGTTGAAGTAGTAGAGGAGACACTGAAAGGGCATGAAGTCCGCCTATTAAGCCGGAAAACATTGCCTGCATTAGACCTTCCTAAG GTTAGGAAGAACAGATTTATTGAGATACTTCCGATTAATGTTGGTTGTCTAGGTGCTTGCACTTATTGCAAGACAAAGCATGCCCGTGGTCATCTAGGGAGCTATACAGTGAATAGCCTT GTTGAGCGCGTAAAAATGGTTGTATCTGAAGGAGTTAAAGAGATATGGTTGAGCAGTGAAGATACCGGTGCTTATG GTCGGGATATTGGAATGAATCTTCCAGTTTTACTAAATTCCATTGTTGCGGAACTTCCTCCTGATAGAAGCACCATGCTTCGCATTGGCATGACTAATCCTCCTTTTATACTGGAACATTTGAAAGAGATAGCGAATGTATTGCGCCACCCTTGTGTGTACTCATTTCTGCATGTACCTGTGCAGTCTGGGAGCGACTCTGTCCTGGCT GCAATGAATCGTGAGTACACAGTGAGCGAGTTTAGAACAGTGGTGGACACTCTAATCGAACTTGTACCTGGGATGCAAATTGCCACTGATATTATATGTGGATTCCCTG GTGAAACTGATGAAGATTTTGCACAAACTGTCAGTCTGATAAAGGAGTACCAATTCCCTCAAGTTCATAtttctcaattttatcctagacCTG GGACTCCTGCTGCAAGGATGAAGAAAGTTCCAAGCGTTGTAGTGAAGAAGCGTAGTCGTGAATTGACTAATGTATTTGAATCTTTTTCCCCCTACAAAGGAATGGAAGGTCGAGTTGAGAGGATTTGGATTACTGAAATTGCCACTGATGGAATTCATTTG GTTGGCCATACTAAGGGATATATCCAGGTGCTTATAATTGCTCCAGAGGGTATGCTAGGTACCTCAACAGATGTAAAGATTACATCTGTGGGAAGGTGGTCCGTTTTTGGTGAAGTGATTGAGACTCCTTCAGCTCAGGTAAAAGAAAATACATACCAAGGGAACATTACCTTGGAAGCTTTTCCTTGTCCTGGTTCATGCGACAAGGAGCCAGAGCCCTGCCAATGTGCCGTGCAGGATATGGGGCAGCAGATCAGCGATTGTGGTCCTGATGAATCTCCTGTTGCCATTGTTATAAACAGCTCAACCACAAGAATTCAAGTAGGAAGAAATTTTATTAGTTCAGTTCAGTCTGTGCTGCTGAAGAAGAGAAGGCAACAAGGGTCGATGAGGATGAATGATgtgaatgcaaataaattcccGGAGAACCGGGAGACAAGAAGAATGAGTGCTAAATTATCTACCATGGATTGGATTTTGCTGGGTGGGATGATTGTCAGCTTTCTAACAACCGTAGGTCTGCTAATATTGCTTTCATCTAGGATGTTGTCATCCTGA
- the LOC105038414 gene encoding patellin-3: MAEETQSKASEAAQVVVAEAVAAAEEEVVKEPAPATAPEAEEDPNKTALPAETAAEDEKKPAAEEAPASNDAVQSVSSKEESNHVANVDDPEKRALDELKQLVQAALANHEFSPPPPPPPAVEPPAKSEEESKPEEPSVPAQAEEEPTPLADVPPPTAEEKAVVVEDDGAKTVEAIEETVVPVTAPPASEEAPPAAPEEEKTPAPPASAAAASPPAKEVLIWGIPLLGDERSDTILLKFLQARDFKVKEAMAMLKNAVIWRKEFGIEALLEEDLGIPEMEKVVFMHGADKEGHPVCYNVYGEFQNKELYAMAFADEEKRQRFLRWRIQYLEKGIRQLLDFSPGGVSTMVQVTDLKNSIGPMKRELRQALTLLQDNYPEFAAKQIFINVPWWYLAFNRMISPFFTQRSKSKFVFAGPSKTAETLFKYIAPEQVPVQYGGLSKEKDPDFTSADAVAEITIKPSAKQVIEIPVTEKCLLVWELRVLGWDVIYGAEFVPSSEDGYTIIVQKARKLVATDEPVEKNSFKIGEAGKVVLTVDNTSSKKKKLLYRYKIKCYTESI, encoded by the exons ATGGCCGAGGAGACCCAGAGCAAGGCATCCGAGGCGGCCCAGGTCGTCGTCGCCGAGGCGGTGGCGGCGGCGGAAGAGGAGGTGGTGAAGGAACCGGCGCCTGCGACGGCCCCCGAGGCAGAGGAAGACCCCAATAAGACGGCTTTGCCTGCCGAGACGGCGGCTGAGGACGAGAAGAAGCCTGCTGCAGAGGAGGCTCCGGCCTCCAACGACGCCGTCCAATCCGTCTCCTCCAAGGAGGAGAGCAACCACGTCGCCAACGTCGATGACCCCGAGAAGAGGGCCCTTGACGAGCTCAAGCAGCTCGTCCAAGCGGCCCTCGCCAACCACGAGTTTTCCCCTCCACCGCCGCCCCCGCCAGCGGTGGAGCCGCCAGCGAAGTCTGAGGAGGAGTCCAAGCCGGAAGAACCTTCTGTTCCGGCGCAGGCTGAAGAGGAACCAACCCCACTGGCCGACGTTCCTCCGCCGACGGCGGAGGAGAAGGCCGTCGTGGTGGAGGATGACGGCGCCAAGACAGTAGAAGCCATTGAAGAGACCGTCGTCCCTGTCACCGCCCCGCCAGCCTCCGAGGAGGCGCCTCCAGCGGCGCCGGAGGAGGAGAAGACCCCTGCTCCTCCGGCATCCGCTGCGGCGGCGTCGCCGCCGGCGAAGGAGGTGCTCATCTGGGGAATCCCGCTCCTCGGCGACGAGAGAAGCGACACCATCCTCCTCAAATTCCTCCAAGCCCGGGATTTCAAGGTGAAAGAAGCCATGGCAATGCTGAAGAACGCTGTGATTTGGAGGAAGGAGTTCGGGATCGAGGCCCTCCTCGAGGAGGACCTCGGCATCCCGGAGATGGAGAAGGTGGTGTTCATGCACGGCGCCGACAAAGAGGGACACCCGGTATGCTACAACGTCTACGGGGAGTTCCAGAACAAGGAGCTATACGCCATGGCCTTCGCCGACGAGGAGAAGAGGCAGAGGTTCCTCCGGTGGAGGATCCAGTACCTCGAGAAAGGCATCCGCCAACTGCTCGACTTCAGTCCTGGTGGAGTCTCCACCATGGTTCAGGTCACTGATCTCAAGAACTCAATCGGTCCAATGAAGCGCGAGCTTCGCCAAGCCCTCACCCTGCTCCAAGATAATTACCCTGAGTTTGCTGCCAAGCAG ATATTCATCAATGTTCCATGGTGGTATTTGGCTTTCAATCGGATGATCAGCCCGTTCTTCACCCAAAGGAGCAAGAGCAAGTTTGTTTTTGCTGGGCCATCCAAAACAGCTGAGACCCTTTTCAA ATACATCGCTCCTGAGCAAGTCCCAGTTCAGTATGGAGGTCTGAGCAAGGAGAAAGACCCCGATTTCACCTCTGCCGATGCAGTTGCTGAGATCACCATTAAGCCCTCGGCAAAGCAAGTCATAGAGATACCAGTTACTGAG AAATGCCTTCTTGTTTGGGAGCTCCGAGTCCTGGGATGGGATGTGATCTATGGCGCGGAGTTTGTGCCGAGTTCGGAGGATGGATACACTATAATTGTGCAGAAGGCTAGGAAATTGGTTGCCACTGATGAACCTGTGGAGAAGAACAGCTTCAAGATCGGCGAGGCAGGCAAGGTGGTTCTTACAGTGGATAACACCTCTTCTAAAAAGAAGAAGCTCCTCTACAGATACAAGATTAAGTGCTATACTGAATCCATTTGA